Proteins encoded within one genomic window of Thermoplasmata archaeon:
- a CDS encoding 2,3-bisphosphoglycerate-independent phosphoglycerate mutase: MDKRRILLIIFDGLGDRPLTELGHQTPLEAAPKPNLDWFASNGMNGLLDPIGPGIRPGSDTSHLALFGYDPLEVYTGRGPFEAAGVGIELQKGDVAFRCNFATVDENLVLKDRRAGRIKEGTADLAASLNGMKLGRHHVLFKEGTEHRAVLVLRGKGLSAQVTDTDPHEEGQPILDAKPLTGKARATARLLNAFTRKAYEILKDHPVNAERVKNGLPPANMVVCRGGGIAPELQPVTEKYGLKAAGIAGVALIKGMFRTTGMDVLEVKGATGGLDTDMVAKAEAALLALTTYDLVVVNVKAADLCGHDGKASEKIRVVERMDQMMGHLKAHLPQDVIVAITADHSTPCAIKDHSGDPVPVTIFGEGVRVDEVPHFDERSVARGSLGRVRGRDLMPILLNQANRTEKFGA, from the coding sequence ATGGACAAACGCAGGATCCTGCTCATCATCTTCGACGGCCTCGGGGACCGGCCCCTCACGGAGCTCGGTCACCAGACGCCCTTGGAGGCGGCTCCGAAACCGAACCTGGATTGGTTCGCCTCGAACGGGATGAACGGCCTGCTCGATCCCATCGGGCCCGGCATCCGCCCGGGGAGCGACACGAGCCACCTCGCGCTGTTCGGCTACGACCCGCTTGAGGTGTACACGGGCCGCGGACCCTTCGAGGCCGCGGGCGTGGGCATCGAGCTCCAGAAGGGGGACGTGGCGTTCCGCTGCAACTTCGCGACCGTCGACGAGAACCTCGTGCTCAAGGACCGCCGCGCCGGCCGAATCAAGGAGGGGACCGCGGACCTCGCGGCCTCCCTGAACGGCATGAAGCTGGGCCGGCACCATGTCCTGTTCAAGGAGGGCACGGAGCACCGGGCCGTCCTTGTGCTCCGCGGCAAGGGACTTTCGGCCCAAGTCACGGACACGGACCCTCACGAGGAGGGGCAGCCCATCCTGGACGCGAAGCCCCTGACCGGTAAGGCGAGGGCCACCGCACGGCTCCTGAACGCATTCACCCGGAAGGCGTACGAGATCCTCAAGGACCACCCGGTGAACGCGGAGCGGGTGAAGAACGGCCTGCCTCCCGCGAACATGGTCGTCTGCCGTGGCGGAGGCATCGCCCCCGAGCTCCAGCCCGTGACGGAGAAGTACGGCCTCAAGGCCGCGGGCATCGCGGGCGTCGCGCTGATCAAGGGCATGTTCCGCACCACGGGCATGGACGTCCTCGAGGTGAAGGGAGCAACGGGCGGCCTCGACACGGACATGGTCGCGAAGGCGGAGGCCGCCCTGCTCGCCCTGACCACGTACGACCTCGTCGTCGTGAACGTGAAGGCCGCGGACCTCTGCGGCCACGACGGCAAGGCCTCCGAGAAGATCCGCGTGGTGGAGCGCATGGACCAGATGATGGGGCACCTGAAGGCCCACCTCCCGCAGGACGTGATCGTCGCGATCACCGCAGACCACTCGACGCCCTGCGCAATCAAGGACCACTCCGGGGATCCCGTGCCCGTCACGATCTTCGGCGAAGGGGTCCGCGTGGACGAGGTTCCCCACTTCGACGAACGCAGCGTGGCCAGGGGCTCGCTGGGCCGTGTGCGGGGCCGCGACCTGATGCCCATCCTGCTCAATCAGGCGAACCGCACGGAGAAGTTCGGGGCGTAG
- a CDS encoding SAM-dependent chlorinase/fluorinase, which translates to MPGIYTLTTDFGPGEYVGAMKGVLLSLDPEATIVDLDNSVRPQDIRHGAYVLLTATPHFPFAVHIGVVDPGVGTQRRSVVLVCEGAFLVGPDNGLLVPAARHLGLKEARAITNRKLLAKEVSSTFHGRDVFAPVAAHLMTGTKVKDVGPVIKDFVELDFGEPKATTKGLEGLVITSDRFGNIITNLPRNVVEKRWRVGGRIHLSLGGYEADLPLVATYGEVERGDFLATFSSGGFLEVARREGSAAFQLHISPGLPVTAKDA; encoded by the coding sequence ATGCCGGGAATCTACACCCTGACCACGGACTTCGGCCCAGGCGAATACGTCGGCGCGATGAAGGGCGTCCTGCTCTCCCTGGATCCCGAGGCCACGATCGTGGACCTCGACAACAGCGTCCGGCCGCAGGACATCCGACACGGGGCCTACGTGCTCCTCACGGCGACGCCGCACTTCCCCTTCGCGGTCCACATCGGCGTCGTGGACCCCGGGGTTGGAACCCAGCGACGGTCCGTCGTCCTCGTGTGCGAGGGCGCATTCCTCGTCGGACCCGACAACGGGCTCCTGGTCCCCGCCGCGAGGCACCTCGGCCTCAAGGAGGCGCGCGCGATCACGAACCGGAAGCTCCTGGCCAAGGAAGTCTCGTCCACGTTCCACGGGCGCGACGTCTTCGCGCCGGTCGCGGCCCACCTTATGACGGGCACGAAGGTCAAGGACGTCGGGCCCGTGATCAAGGACTTCGTCGAGTTGGATTTCGGAGAGCCTAAGGCCACGACGAAAGGTCTCGAGGGACTCGTGATCACCAGCGACCGGTTCGGTAACATCATCACGAACCTGCCTCGGAACGTTGTGGAGAAGCGCTGGCGGGTCGGCGGCCGTATCCACCTGAGCTTAGGCGGCTACGAGGCGGACCTTCCCCTCGTGGCCACGTACGGCGAGGTCGAGCGAGGCGACTTCCTCGCGACGTTCTCCTCCGGCGGGTTCCTTGAGGTCGCCCGTCGAGAAGGGAGTGCGGCCTTCCAGCTCCACATCAGCCCAGGCCTCCCGGTCACCGCGAAGGACGCGTGA